A genome region from Salvelinus alpinus chromosome 26, SLU_Salpinus.1, whole genome shotgun sequence includes the following:
- the LOC139554679 gene encoding small ribosomal subunit protein uS13 isoform X1 — MSLVIPEKFQHILRVLNTNIDGRRKIAFAITAIKGVGRRYAHVVLRKADIDLSKRAGELTDDEVERVVTIMQNPRQYKIPDWFLNRQKDVKDGKYSQVLANGLDNKLREDLERLKKIRAHRGLRHFWGLRVRGQHTKTTGRRGRTVGVSKKK; from the exons ATG TCTCTGGTCATTCCTGAGAAGTTCCAGCACATTCTTCGTGTTCTCAACACGAACATTGATGGTAGGAGGAAGATTGCCTTCGCCATCACAGCAATCAAG GGTGTTGGCAGACGATATGCCCATGTTGTCCTGAGGAAGGCTGATATCGACCTCAGCAAGAGGGCTGGAGAACTGACCGATGATGAG GTCGAGAGGGTAGTGACAATTATGCAGAATCCTCGCCAGTACAAAATCCCTGACTGGTTCCTCAACAGACAGAAGGATGTAAAGGATGGCAAGTACAGCCag GTCCTTGCTAACGGTCTGGACAACAAGCTGAGAGAGGATCTTGAGAGGCTGAAGAAGATCAGGGCTCACCGTGGTCTCAGGCATTTCTGGGG tctgcgTGTGCGTGGCCAGCACACTAAGACGACCGGTCGCCGTGGTCGCACCGTTGGCGTGTCCAAGAAGAAGTAA
- the LOC139554662 gene encoding E3 ubiquitin-protein ligase RING2-A-like: MATPVNIQNPSKTWELSLYELHRSPQEAIMDGTEIAVSPRSLHSELMCPICLDMLKNTMTTKECLHRFCSDCIVTALRSGNKECPTCRKKLVSRRSLRRDSNFDALISKIYPSRDEYEAHQDRVLERLNRLHNKQALSSSIEEGLRMQALHRAQRVRKPAQESDNTTFSGGEDNGDARSHLSHDSAPSHPPIPPSHTPSEAGPSRNPKRPRVSDESGPEVDGGSPTAPLRHHKEGPGSEIELVFRPHPLLVNTQDYSQTRYVKTTANATVDHLSKYLALRIALEERQRDSQSDAAMEKGKEGVEAGAKGEKSAGGGASLKNVSEKQYTIYITTSGGQFSTLNGSLTLELVNEKYWKVRKPLELYYAPTKDQPLQPSQPPQQKSPQPKEG; encoded by the exons ATGGCGACTCCAGTCAACATCCAAAACCCCAGTAAGACGTGGGAGCTGAGCTTGTATGAACTGCACAGGAGCCCACAG GAGGCGATCATGGACGGCACAGAGATAGCGGTGTCCCCCCGGAGCCTCCACAGTGAGCTGATGTGCCCCATCTGTCTGGACATGTTGAAGAACACAATGACCACCAAGGAGTGCCTGCACCGCTTCTGCTCTGACTGCATTGTCACTGCACTCCGATCAGG gaACAAGGAATGCCCCACGTGCCGAAAGAAGCTTGTGTCTAGACGCTCGCTCCGCCGCGACTCCAACTTTGACGCCCTCATCTCCAAGATCTACCCCAGCCGTGACGAGTACGAGGCCCACCAGGACCGGGTGCTGGAGAGACTCAACCGGCTGCACAACAAGCAGGCCCTCAGCTCCAGCATTGAGGAGGGGCTGCGCATGCAGGCTCTGCACAG AGCCCAGCGAGTGCGCAAACCGGCGCAGGAGAGCGACAACACCACCTTCAGCGGCGGCGAGGACAACGGGGATGCGCGGTCACACCTCTCCCACGACTCTGCGCCCTCCCACCCGCCAATCCCCCCGAGCCACACACCCTCTGAGGCCGGGCCCAGCCGGAACCCTAAGCGGCCCAGGGTGTCAGATGAGTCAGGCCCGGAGGTGGATGGGGGCAGCCCCACGGCCCCGCTCCGGCACCACAAAGAGGGCCCTGGCTCAGAGATAGAGCTGGTGTTCCGCCCGCACCCCCTGCTGGTCAACACACAGGACTACAGCCAGACCAG ATATGTGAAGACCACAGCCAATGCCACGGTGGACCACCTGTCTAAGTACCTGGCTCTGCGTATTGCTCTGGAGGAGAGGCAAAGAGACAGCCAATCAGATGCAGCGATGgagaaggggaaagagggagTGGAGGCGGGGGCTAAAGGAGAGAAATCAGCAGGAGGAGGGGCCAGCCTGAAGAACGTCAGTGAGAAGCAATACACCATCTACATCACCACATCAGGGGGCCAGTTCTCT ACTCTGAACGGCTCCCTGACTTTAGAGCTGGTGAATGAGAAGTACTGGAAGGTCAGAAAGCCTCTGGAGCTTTACTATGCCCCCACCAAGGACCAACCGCTTCAACCATCACAGCCACCGCAGCAGAAGTCCCCACAGCCCAAAGAAGGGTGA